The nucleotide sequence tatggtaCCAAATGCGATTTTGGCCACCACATGGTGATTTTGATCTTCAAGCTAGGGCGAGCTATACTAGATAAATCTTCGAAATCAGAGGTTTTACTGAAGGTTTAAAATCAGAAGTAGCTATAAACCAGATTATTCTTGAACTACCATACTAAGAACATCCCACATTCCtctatattttgttttcttcagtTGCACAAACCTTTATATAGAATATAGTATATATACAGTTTTGCTGCCTTTTACCTTCTATGATACAGCTGCTGTGCTAGTGGAACTTTCAGCTCAaacttgcaattttttttaccctTAGCTCAAACATTGGTGAGGTTCAGTTTGGGTTTCTAGTTGCAAAAGAGGATGAACTACCACCACCATAGGAGGCGTTTTGGGTTTCCATAACGTATAGGTGGAAAAGGTCCATGGAAAGAATAATCCAAAAGGGAGAGATCGTTTCATTATAAGATAATTTGTCGAACAGCAATGAAAAATTTCTAAACCATAGTGCATACGTTCCTTATGCCGCTCCAGTGGCGGATTTGcataaatatactccctccattctcaCCGTTGACTATTGACTTCTCAATTTAATCACGAATGTTTAAAATGATTAGATTGTGATGAAATAAAGATGTGTGGTTATAATGTGAATAGCAGTGGATAACGAGCCAACTCAGCTCATTTGAGCTCACTATCTTAATGAgccagctcagctcagctcgcgAGCTAGTACGTTAGGAATTCATATCCTCTACATTAGAGATATTAATGCAAAGGCATTAGCAAGAATCAGAACGTGCGCTTGCTACAGTACTCAGCAGTGCGCGATAGTGTTTTCAATCTTGTAACTACAGTGAAGTGTCACTGTTCATTGCATAAGTCCATTGTTCCTACATGAACAGTACTTCTCTGCAGTATTGTAGATGATCCGGATAGCTCGCGAGCTAGCTTGTTAAATTCACAAGCTAAACGCCTAGCTTAGCTAGACTCATTAAAACTACGAGTTATCCAATCAAGCCAAGCTACGAGCCACGAGCGTCGAGCCTTTTGTCCACCCCTAAATGTGAAGCTACACCCatagttttcaaatttatatttcCTTTGCTAGTTGCTAGAAATAAAAGTGGTCAAAGTTTGAAATTGAACAGTGCAAATATCAATTATTCAAGAATGGAGGTGGTATAATGTACCCTCCACAAATGTTTTCCTTTCTTTGTAACTTCTATTAACTTCTAGACTTGTGATTGATAAACGTCTACCAGATAACCCACAATGTCAGATCCAAATTAAGTGAAGAATCACCAGGATGGAGCTGCTGCTCCTCTTGATAATATACACTACGATGATTATTCAACACCCTACCGTTTTGCATTGTGATTACCAAATGAGAAAAAATAGAGAGTATTCAGAACCTTTAGTTCAAGACACCATGGCAACATGGGTTCCTTGCCTGCTACTGCCACAGAAGTTGCGATAAAAATAAACCGACGAATTCATGGCTTTCAAGGGCATATGTATGCAACAAATCCTGCTATTTACCACTACAAGCTGTGATAAACTTCCATCACAGCATACAGTTCGGAAAACCGCAATCGCAGATTGAAAAGAAATTATTTATTTGTTGTTCAAGGAAACCTAATgctcagtgaaaaaaaaaaaggaggattaCAGGTTCTAAACAGAAAGGTCTCCCATCTAATCTAATGCGATTGATGGAGGTCCACGAAATGCAAAAGGAACTTAAGAACAGAAATGGGAGCATAGGCCAACTGAATATCAAGTTATAAGAATCCAGAAAAGGtctaggaaaaagaaaagaactttACAACTTGCACATAAATGATTTTATAAGACTCCACTAAAAGAAATCGAATTCAAGATAATTGTCTGAACCTTTCTCAGCAGTTGTTGTAGCCTTTTGACTGGTTGAGGCTACTGACCTAGGGATCTCAACTGGCTTGGGAATATCTGGAGGAGTTGCACACCTTATCAAGGCCCAGTTAACACCTTCAAAAAAGGGATGTTGCTTTATTTCTGTCGCTCCACGCTTATAAGCCAAACGATGTTGTGGTTCCTTAATAAGCAAACCCCGAATAAGGTCCTTTGCAGCAAAACTCACAACAGGTGATTCTGGGAACCTTAGGGACTGTCCGACAACATTGAACAATGTTGCTCTATTCCCTGAACCTTTGAAAGGTGTCTTGCCAAAAAGAAGTTCATACAAGAATATGCCAAAAGTCCACCAGTCGACAGCACTTCCATGCCCCTCACCCTTTATAATCTCAGGTGCCAAGTACTCATGGGTGCCAACAAATGACATCGATCTTGCATCTGTAGGTTCTGCAACAAGCTCAGGAAGTGGTCTGACCTGACTTGCAATGTCTGTTTTTGCCTTCTTCTCCTTTTTggatttggaggagaaaaaGCGTGGAGCGAAGCATGTGGTCGTTGTAACACAAGAGGGTTGGATACAAGCTGGCTCGATGCACACTGGCTGTACACAATAAGATGGATTACCCTTTTGGTTTGGATCTACCCCAGGGTTTGAGGATTTCAGAAGGGTAGGGCTCACAGCACATCTTAGGGACAAATCAAAATCAGACAGCATGATGTGGCCATCTTCTCTCACAAGAACATTTTCTGGCTTAAGGTCCCGATATATGATGCCAAGCATATGCAGGTATTCTAGAGCAAGAAGCACCTCAGCCACATAAAACCTGCAAAAGAATTAATCAACCAAACATCAACATGACTCTCTTAGACTTGAGCAAGGTTTAGTACTATCACTCCATGATACCAGAAAACCAGGGCAGACACCCCAAGTAACAAcagcaaaacaaaaacaatataAACATGTAAGGACATGATGAAGAGATCATAACTCTTCAATATACTAGAACATCAAAAACTACAAAATTGTCAGGACAACCACATGTAAGATGTAGAAAATAAATGTCTTTCACATCCATCAATCTCTTTTTCCATTAGCAGACAATAACAAAAAGAACTGAAGCAACACATTAATAAAAACCATAAAACTTAAACAACCATATGTACCAAGGGGGAAATGCAAGAAAAAGATgtagtagtttatttttttttttaattttcatgtAGGTTCAATACACAGTTCCTAAGAAGGATGAGTCAGAAAGCATGGCATGAGGAGGAAAAATGATACAtgtctatgaaaaaaaaaggaattattaATAGCCATATTTGAATTGAATGGTATGCAGATGCATGGTTCTCAGAAATTAAGAGCACGGTGGATTTGTCCTTCTAATTCCAATGACACGTCTTACAGAGCTTAATTTTTCATCAAACCATATGTTCAATGGTTCTTTAGCACCACCAAAAAGAAGCTGGCCTGAGCCGCAAACATAAAAGTGCTTATCAGATCTTAACAAGTGTTACTATAAAAGATTCCAAACAAGTAATAAAATCCAGGAGGATCCTACAGTCCGCGCCAACCAAAAAGCATACATTTGAGTATCTTTTGCCAATTGTTCAGCATTTCAATCTGATAATATATAAATCAAGGGCAAACTGTGATAATTAAATTGCAGGCACAAGTGCATGAAAAGGAAGCTGATTAGACACCTATTGGTTAATATGAGAAGATAAAAAGTATAAGGCCAATTGATTGAGATGATCACAAGTACTTATAATCTTATAGATTTAAGATGCTTTACTAAATCCCATCTCAATGATTTATCAAAGGGTTGGTTGATTGTGAATGTGATTAGACACTTACTTGGCAGCTTGTTCCGGAAAAAACTTCCCCGGTTGCTTTTGCCTTAGGGTGTGCAGGTCTCCTCCAGGGCAAAACTCCATTACTAGGCATGAGAACTTATCAGTCTCAAAATGAGTGTACAATGTTGGCAAAAAAGGATGGTCCAGGCACTGCAATATCTCCCTTTCAGTCTGGGCTCTCAGTAGCTTTTTGCGGCTCGCTAGAGACGCCTTGTCCATAATCTTCATAGCGAAGTAGCACTTTGTTCCACTAAGCTCCGACAAATAAACACTGCCAATGTCACCACAACCAAGCCTCTTAAGTAGCCTGAAATGGCCTAACCCCAGCGAACCTTCTTTGGTTCGGACCATCTGTATCGCTTCCCACCTTGAATCATTCGACTTGTGAGGTTTGCTCGCGCTGCTGCATATACTGCTGCAGGTGCTCTCATCACTCACATCACTGCCAGCACTGGCTCGATAAACACTGCTCTTGCTGCTCCCAACAATGTCAGCAGCATGGTCGCTCACCTTCGTGCTGCCACTCACCTTTGTCAGGCTGCTTGCCCTGTCGCTGCCTTTGGCAGAAGCCGAGCTATCCTTAACGCTGCCGCGCAACGAGCTTTTCTCAGCATCTTCATTGCCATCCAGCTTCACAGATTCATCAACAGAACAGCTATCCTTATCTTGTTCTTTCACCCCACTGGACGTGGCTACATCCCCCAGCAGAGTCTCTCTGGATGAAGCAGTCCCAAGTTTACCCCCTCTCGAAATAACTTCTTGGGATTGCGACATTTCAGAGGATGCCGCCATGGTTTTATCGCATTTCTTGTCGGTGACTACATCAGGAACAGCCTTGGAAGCCATCACCAGGTAGGAATCAATCAGTCAACAATTCCTCTCAATGGTATCAGCATATCCCGGCCAATCAAtccatcaatcaatcaatcaatcaggaACCGGAACCTATCAGAAAGATTGCAGAGAAATTAGGCTGCGGGGGGGAAGCGAGAAAGATTGATCCATGAACACCCGATCAAATCAAGAATCAAGAATTGCCCACGCCGAATGGATCTGAGATCGAGAGGCTCCCCCATTCCACAAAAGGAAATCTGGCGGGAGGATAGGCAGTAGCAGTatcaggaggaagaggaggaggaggctactCACGTTCTGACGAATCAGTCGCCGGAGTCGGagaagctcgccgccggcgacgcgggcACCGCCCTTCCCGGGGGAAGAAGCGGCGGGCGAGGGGTTGAAGCCGTCTCGTCACGGGTGGGAGGTGGCTCCTCCcgggcggcgggggtggggtggggagggggcggcggcggcggcgagggtagAGGCCGTcccgggagggaggaggggcggcgcgcggaTGGAGGTGCGGCAGTGGCGGATGGACGCGGACGTGGTGGCGCAGACTGGAGAGGAGTGAAGACGCcgtcgttttcttttttttctgttgtttttttatttagttTTCCTGCAGTTTTAGTGGAccgaattttatttatttatttgttgttGTTGAAGACTGAAGAGAGAAACAAAATATGGGCCGTGCTGGTTTTTCGGCCCAAAATTACTCATCTTTTAGTGAGTAGTA is from Oryza sativa Japonica Group chromosome 9, ASM3414082v1 and encodes:
- the LOC4346539 gene encoding serine/threonine-protein kinase D6PK — encoded protein: MASKAVPDVVTDKKCDKTMAASSEMSQSQEVISRGGKLGTASSRETLLGDVATSSGVKEQDKDSCSVDESVKLDGNEDAEKSSLRGSVKDSSASAKGSDRASSLTKVSGSTKVSDHAADIVGSSKSSVYRASAGSDVSDESTCSSICSSASKPHKSNDSRWEAIQMVRTKEGSLGLGHFRLLKRLGCGDIGSVYLSELSGTKCYFAMKIMDKASLASRKKLLRAQTEREILQCLDHPFLPTLYTHFETDKFSCLVMEFCPGGDLHTLRQKQPGKFFPEQAAKFYVAEVLLALEYLHMLGIIYRDLKPENVLVREDGHIMLSDFDLSLRCAVSPTLLKSSNPGVDPNQKGNPSYCVQPVCIEPACIQPSCVTTTTCFAPRFFSSKSKKEKKAKTDIASQVRPLPELVAEPTDARSMSFVGTHEYLAPEIIKGEGHGSAVDWWTFGIFLYELLFGKTPFKGSGNRATLFNVVGQSLRFPESPVVSFAAKDLIRGLLIKEPQHRLAYKRGATEIKQHPFFEGVNWALIRCATPPDIPKPVEIPRSVASTSQKATTTAEKGSDNYLEFDFF